A single genomic interval of Syntrophobotulus glycolicus DSM 8271 harbors:
- a CDS encoding homoserine dehydrogenase — MKKVSIGLLGMGTVGSGVAAILRNNSLDINTRAAAEITIKKALVRDIGKKRPDLENILLTDQPDEILNDPEIEIVVEVMGGIDQSRDYILRALKNGKHVVTANKDLLALHGPELFATAQEYQKDLYFEASVAGGIPIISAIRQSLTANRITSILGIINGTTNYILTAMTGQGRKFEDVLAEAQELGYAEADPTSDVEGLDAARKLAILSSLAFNSRIGIKDVYVEGISRITPEDIVYADELGCVIKLLAIAKNLDDQSGIELRVHPALLPKSHPLANVAGVFNAVYVTGDAVGETMFYGKGAGSLPTGSAVVSDIIQVVRNTNFGANAMLVHDHYRNFPIKSSADFTTGFYIRIKVKDEPRVFANMALFFAEAGISFASIIQKPRSNHNAEIVLVTHPCKESQLRQALASLTSYSKLDKVYNVIRMETASSPNA; from the coding sequence ATGAAAAAAGTATCTATAGGACTTTTGGGGATGGGAACCGTCGGCAGCGGGGTTGCCGCAATTCTTCGGAACAATTCCCTCGATATCAATACCCGGGCCGCTGCTGAAATAACGATCAAAAAAGCTTTAGTGAGAGATATCGGGAAGAAGCGGCCTGATTTGGAAAATATCCTGCTGACCGATCAGCCTGACGAGATCCTCAACGACCCGGAAATTGAGATCGTAGTCGAAGTCATGGGCGGGATCGATCAGTCCCGGGATTATATTTTGCGCGCCTTGAAAAACGGCAAACATGTGGTAACCGCCAACAAGGATTTGCTGGCCTTACATGGCCCGGAGCTTTTTGCCACAGCCCAGGAATATCAAAAAGACCTCTATTTCGAAGCAAGCGTCGCCGGAGGAATCCCCATTATCTCCGCTATCCGTCAATCGCTTACCGCCAACCGGATCACCTCTATTCTGGGGATCATCAATGGAACGACTAACTACATTCTTACCGCGATGACCGGACAGGGAAGAAAATTTGAGGATGTTCTGGCCGAAGCTCAAGAACTCGGTTATGCGGAAGCCGACCCCACCTCGGATGTCGAGGGTTTGGATGCCGCCCGCAAGCTGGCCATCCTTTCCTCTCTGGCCTTCAATTCCCGGATCGGCATCAAAGATGTTTATGTTGAAGGAATCTCCAGGATTACACCTGAAGATATTGTTTATGCCGATGAATTAGGCTGTGTGATCAAGCTCCTGGCCATTGCCAAAAACCTTGATGATCAAAGCGGAATTGAACTGCGTGTCCACCCGGCCCTTCTGCCCAAAAGCCATCCTCTGGCCAATGTCGCGGGAGTATTCAATGCTGTCTATGTGACCGGGGACGCGGTGGGAGAAACCATGTTTTATGGCAAAGGGGCAGGTTCTCTGCCCACAGGAAGCGCGGTTGTTTCCGATATTATCCAGGTTGTCCGCAACACCAATTTCGGAGCCAATGCCATGCTTGTACACGATCACTACCGCAATTTCCCGATCAAATCTTCCGCCGATTTTACAACAGGCTTTTACATCAGAATCAAGGTCAAAGACGAACCGAGAGTCTTTGCCAACATGGCCTTGTTTTTTGCCGAAGCCGGAATAAGCTTTGCCTCCATTATCCAAAAACCCAGGAGCAATCACAACGCGGAAATTGTTCTGGTCACCCACCCTTGTAAAGAAAGCCAGTTAAGACAGGCTTTGGCCTCCTTAACCTCCTACAGCAAGCTCGATAAAGTCTACAATGTGATCAGGATGGAAACCGCAAGCAGTCCGAACGCTTAA
- the ilvD gene encoding dihydroxy-acid dehydratase yields MNSDSVKKGAARAPHRSLFRALGLTDREINQPFIGVVNSFNELVPGHMHLRQISEAVKAGVRENGGTPLEFSTIAVCDGIAMGHVGMHFSLASRELIADSVEIMARAHGLDALVFIPSCDKVVPGMLMAAMRLNLPAIVVSGGPMLPGRFRGEEVNLISVFEGVGKVLSGQESEEWLKGLESKACPTCGSCAGMFTANSMNCLTEVLGMALPGNGTIPAVYSERLILAKETGYQVVDLWRQNIRPRDIVTKESILNGVAADMALGCSTNTILHLPAVAFEGEIEFDLNLVNRVSEETPQICKLSPALHGHYLVDLNEAGGISAVLKTLLDAGLIDGSVKTVSGGPLAERIQDAVVRDTKVIRSLTEPYSAKGGLSVLFGDLAPEGAVIKVGALAQRDFVFEGRAKVFDGEDLASEAISAGRIVAGDVVIIRYEGPKGGPGMREMLGPTATLAGMGLDETVALLTDGRFSGGSRGLSIGHIAPEAALGGEIAFIEDGDLVRIDLKKRTIDWILPEEEKEKRRQQFDQAKGLEKAFEVAGRTGYLGRYAQFVQSANKGAAFRATKED; encoded by the coding sequence GTGAACAGCGATTCCGTAAAAAAAGGTGCGGCCAGAGCCCCCCATAGGTCACTTTTTCGGGCTTTGGGCCTCACTGACCGTGAAATCAATCAGCCTTTTATCGGTGTGGTGAATTCCTTTAATGAATTGGTGCCTGGTCATATGCATTTGCGCCAGATTTCCGAGGCCGTTAAGGCCGGGGTCAGGGAAAATGGCGGAACTCCTTTAGAATTTTCCACGATCGCCGTCTGTGACGGGATTGCCATGGGACATGTGGGGATGCACTTCTCCCTGGCAAGCCGGGAACTGATTGCGGATTCTGTTGAGATAATGGCCCGCGCTCACGGGCTCGACGCCCTGGTGTTTATCCCGAGCTGTGACAAGGTAGTGCCCGGCATGCTGATGGCCGCTATGCGCCTGAACCTGCCGGCAATTGTGGTCAGCGGCGGACCGATGCTTCCCGGCCGGTTCCGGGGAGAGGAAGTTAACCTGATTTCCGTTTTTGAAGGGGTAGGCAAAGTGCTCAGCGGCCAGGAAAGCGAAGAATGGCTGAAAGGGCTGGAGAGCAAGGCCTGTCCGACCTGCGGTTCCTGTGCGGGAATGTTTACGGCCAACTCGATGAACTGTCTGACAGAGGTTCTCGGTATGGCCCTGCCGGGCAATGGGACGATCCCGGCCGTATATTCGGAAAGATTGATATTGGCCAAAGAGACCGGTTATCAGGTTGTTGATCTTTGGCGTCAAAACATCAGACCGCGCGATATTGTCACAAAAGAATCCATTTTGAATGGGGTCGCGGCAGATATGGCCCTGGGATGCTCGACCAACACCATCCTTCATTTACCGGCGGTGGCCTTTGAAGGGGAAATTGAATTTGATTTAAACCTGGTAAACCGGGTAAGTGAAGAAACGCCTCAGATTTGTAAGTTAAGTCCGGCTCTTCACGGGCATTATTTAGTCGATCTGAATGAGGCCGGCGGAATCAGCGCAGTCCTGAAAACCCTGCTGGATGCCGGACTTATCGACGGTTCAGTCAAAACGGTTTCAGGAGGTCCGCTCGCCGAAAGAATTCAAGACGCTGTGGTGAGAGATACTAAGGTTATCCGTTCTTTGACCGAACCGTATTCCGCCAAAGGCGGTTTGAGCGTCCTCTTTGGTGATCTGGCTCCCGAAGGGGCCGTCATCAAAGTGGGTGCGCTGGCACAGAGAGATTTTGTTTTTGAAGGCAGGGCAAAGGTTTTTGATGGTGAAGATCTCGCTTCTGAAGCAATCAGCGCCGGACGGATCGTTGCGGGCGATGTGGTGATCATCAGGTACGAAGGCCCGAAGGGAGGACCGGGGATGAGAGAAATGCTCGGTCCGACGGCCACTCTGGCCGGAATGGGCCTGGATGAAACCGTCGCTTTGCTGACGGATGGCCGTTTCTCCGGGGGCAGCAGGGGGCTTTCCATCGGCCATATCGCTCCTGAAGCCGCTTTAGGCGGAGAGATCGCTTTTATTGAGGATGGGGATCTGGTAAGGATTGATCTGAAGAAGAGAACGATAGATTGGATTTTGCCGGAGGAAGAAAAAGAGAAGCGCAGACAACAATTTGATCAGGCCAAAGGGCTGGAAAAGGCTTTTGAAGTAGCCGGCAGAACAGGGTACCTCGGACGATACGCGCAATTCGTTCAATCGGCCAACAAAGGAGCGGCTTTTCGGGCAACTAAGGAGGATTAG
- a CDS encoding lytic transglycosylase domain-containing protein, whose protein sequence is MAGVVQGVLKNKTKSSILGLVLVLTILVAQSNLIPKLFYPYPYKQIINKYAIEYNTDSLLVVSVIKAESSFLPFSSSDKGAIGLMQLMPDTAREISQKLGEDYAAIDLKDPETNIRYGSMYLAGLSKQYDGNTVLTLAAYNAGSGRVKEWLKTTGLGLDNYSVKDIPFPETRTYVEKVLKYHQEYSKLY, encoded by the coding sequence TTGGCCGGAGTCGTTCAGGGAGTATTAAAAAACAAGACCAAGTCTTCCATCCTTGGTCTTGTCCTCGTATTAACAATCCTGGTCGCTCAATCGAACCTGATTCCGAAGCTGTTTTATCCTTATCCATACAAGCAGATCATTAATAAGTACGCGATAGAATACAATACCGATTCTTTGCTGGTTGTTTCCGTGATCAAGGCGGAAAGCAGCTTTTTGCCGTTCTCCTCCTCAGATAAAGGGGCCATCGGCTTAATGCAGCTGATGCCGGACACGGCAAGGGAAATCAGTCAAAAGCTGGGTGAGGATTATGCAGCGATCGATTTAAAAGATCCGGAAACAAATATCAGATATGGAAGTATGTATCTGGCCGGTTTGAGTAAACAGTATGACGGAAATACAGTCCTAACCCTTGCCGCGTATAATGCCGGGAGCGGTCGGGTTAAAGAGTGGCTGAAAACAACCGGTCTCGGGCTGGATAATTACTCGGTCAAGGATATTCCTTTTCCGGAAACCAGAACATATGTGGAGAAAGTGCTCAAATATCATCAGGAATATTCAAAATTGTATTAG
- the ilvN gene encoding acetolactate synthase small subunit produces the protein MLHTLAVLVENNPGVLARVSGLFARRAYNIYSLTVSQTENPALSLMTIVVEGDGQVIEQVTKQLHKLIVVHKVTNLSNENVVERELALIRVKVRTETRLEVLQLVDVFRGRVVDMGKNSIMIEMTGDIDKIDAFIKTLRPFGIQELVRTGKISVMRSEN, from the coding sequence ATGCTGCATACGTTAGCGGTTCTCGTGGAAAATAATCCCGGAGTTTTGGCCAGGGTCTCTGGACTCTTCGCCAGGAGAGCGTATAATATTTATAGTCTGACTGTGAGCCAAACGGAAAATCCCGCCCTGTCCCTAATGACGATCGTGGTGGAGGGAGACGGCCAGGTGATCGAACAGGTGACCAAACAGCTCCATAAGCTGATTGTGGTGCATAAGGTGACCAACCTCAGCAATGAAAATGTTGTGGAGAGGGAATTGGCTTTAATCAGGGTCAAAGTCAGGACAGAGACAAGGCTGGAGGTATTGCAGCTTGTCGATGTCTTTCGGGGCAGAGTTGTGGATATGGGAAAAAACAGCATCATGATTGAGATGACCGGGGATATCGACAAAATAGATGCCTTTATCAAGACGCTGAGGCCTTTTGGGATTCAGGAGCTTGTCCGGACAGGCAAGATTTCGGTCATGCGTTCTGAAAATTAA
- the ilvE gene encoding branched-chain-amino-acid transaminase gives MIVFCDGEFVEAEQAKISVFDHGFLYGDGVFEGIRAYNGRVFKLKEHIDRLYESANAILLKIEVSRTEMIAIVTETVRRNKLQDAYIRLVVSRGTGDLGLDPQKCRRSEIFCIAGQITLFPQSMYENGLEVITVSTRRNNPNAINPMVKSLNYLNNILAKIECNRAGVMEAIMLNQEGYVCEGTGDNIFIVKDGIIKTPPTYVGILKGITRDTVLDLAGEMGIAALEQPFTLHELYNADECFLTGTAAELIPVVKADGRQIGEGKPGEAFQKLLTRFREFTPNVGELIYQ, from the coding sequence ATGATCGTCTTTTGTGACGGGGAATTTGTTGAGGCGGAGCAAGCGAAAATCTCTGTTTTTGACCACGGGTTCCTTTATGGGGATGGCGTGTTTGAAGGGATACGGGCCTATAACGGCAGGGTCTTCAAGCTGAAAGAGCATATTGACAGGCTTTATGAATCTGCGAATGCGATTCTTTTAAAAATTGAGGTGTCCAGAACAGAGATGATTGCTATCGTCACCGAAACGGTTCGCCGCAATAAGCTGCAGGATGCCTATATCAGGCTGGTTGTTTCCAGAGGAACGGGGGATCTTGGACTTGACCCCCAAAAATGCCGGAGAAGTGAAATCTTCTGTATTGCCGGTCAAATTACCCTTTTCCCTCAGTCCATGTATGAAAACGGCCTGGAAGTAATTACGGTTTCCACCAGACGGAACAATCCCAATGCGATTAATCCGATGGTTAAATCCTTAAACTATTTGAATAATATTCTGGCTAAGATAGAATGCAACAGAGCGGGTGTCATGGAAGCGATTATGCTGAATCAGGAAGGATATGTCTGTGAAGGAACGGGGGATAATATCTTTATTGTCAAAGACGGCATAATCAAAACCCCTCCGACCTATGTCGGGATACTCAAAGGGATTACCAGAGACACCGTGCTTGATCTGGCCGGAGAAATGGGAATCGCAGCCCTGGAACAGCCTTTTACCCTCCATGAGCTGTATAATGCCGATGAATGTTTCCTGACAGGTACGGCAGCCGAGCTGATTCCGGTTGTCAAGGCTGACGGCAGACAAATAGGGGAGGGTAAGCCGGGAGAAGCCTTTCAGAAGCTTTTGACAAGATTCAGAGAGTTTACCCCAAATGTGGGGGAATTGATTTATCAATAG
- the coaE gene encoding dephospho-CoA kinase (Dephospho-CoA kinase (CoaE) performs the final step in coenzyme A biosynthesis.): MLKIGLTGGIGTGKSSVAQWFAGKGVPVFDADRAVHEILLSKEFTQKIAGEFGGQYIENHTVDRRALADLVFKNKEDRIRLERLIHPLVLKNMLQFCLDSERKGHKIAVLDVPLLFEAGWEKYADEVWVVYIPQELQLERIVSRDKVPVEEAERRIKAQIPIGEKIKKAARIIENIEDWKKTEQNLEIFWKEYLSN; encoded by the coding sequence ATGTTAAAAATAGGACTGACCGGTGGAATAGGAACGGGAAAATCTTCGGTTGCCCAGTGGTTCGCGGGTAAAGGAGTCCCTGTCTTTGATGCCGACCGGGCGGTTCATGAGATCTTGTTAAGCAAAGAATTTACCCAAAAGATTGCCGGAGAATTTGGCGGGCAGTATATCGAAAACCATACCGTCGACCGCAGGGCGCTGGCTGATCTGGTCTTTAAAAATAAAGAGGATAGAATCCGCCTGGAGAGGCTGATTCATCCTTTGGTATTGAAAAACATGCTTCAGTTCTGCCTTGACAGCGAAAGAAAAGGTCATAAGATAGCCGTGTTGGACGTGCCTTTGCTGTTTGAAGCGGGCTGGGAAAAATACGCAGATGAGGTTTGGGTGGTGTATATCCCCCAAGAGCTTCAGCTGGAAAGAATTGTATCCCGGGATAAGGTCCCTGTCGAAGAAGCCGAGAGAAGGATAAAGGCCCAAATCCCGATTGGAGAGAAAATCAAGAAGGCCGCGCGAATCATTGAAAATATCGAAGACTGGAAAAAGACTGAGCAAAACCTTGAAATATTCTGGAAAGAGTACCTTTCTAACTGA
- the ilvB gene encoding biosynthetic-type acetolactate synthase large subunit has product MSSGKENYIARDAETCWENEECVKSSGLNGAKLLLDVLKNEGAEVIFGYPGGSLLTLYDALLDSPVRHVLPRHEQTCVHAADAYARVSGKVGVCLATSGPGAANLVTGIANAYMDSIPLVVITGQVPTHLLGSDSFQEVDITGMTFSITKHSYLVKEVKDIPRIVKEAFHLAGTGRRGPVLIDIPKNIFAAEAEETPFPQVSIKSYKYFTKGNPGQISEAAKALGASKKPVIYAGGGVIASGACKLLVELVEKTGLPVVTTLMGIGSVPSDHPNHLGMVGMHGTVTANFAVHECDLLLAVGVRFDDRVTSGMTDHFASKAKVIHIDVDPAEISKVVKAHIPIVGDAGLVLEELLKKVSQPEIGEWWDQLRRWERDYPLCYEQDGHLNPQTILETMAKAGGKDAIVTTDVGQHQMWAAQFYQFSRGRHFVTSAGLGTMGFGLPAAIGAQIAMPDKLVYLVTGDGSFQMNIQELATAVQYKLPIKIVLMNNGVLGMVRQWQKMFYNERFSEIQLHANPDFIKVAGAYGIKALKVEMPEEVEPALREALSIDGPVLIDCRISPDEAVLPMVPPGKTIIEVLGG; this is encoded by the coding sequence ATGAGTTCCGGGAAGGAAAACTATATTGCGAGAGATGCTGAGACTTGTTGGGAAAACGAAGAATGTGTGAAATCTTCCGGTCTCAATGGGGCCAAATTATTACTGGATGTATTGAAAAATGAGGGAGCAGAGGTCATTTTCGGTTATCCCGGGGGATCGCTGTTGACCCTCTATGATGCGCTCTTAGACAGTCCGGTCAGGCATGTTTTGCCCAGGCATGAACAGACCTGTGTTCATGCGGCGGATGCCTATGCCCGGGTAAGCGGAAAGGTCGGGGTCTGTCTGGCGACATCGGGACCGGGAGCGGCAAATCTGGTCACAGGGATCGCCAATGCTTATATGGATTCTATCCCGCTGGTGGTGATCACAGGCCAGGTGCCGACCCATTTGCTGGGCAGTGATTCCTTTCAGGAAGTGGACATTACCGGGATGACGTTTTCCATCACCAAGCATTCTTATTTGGTGAAAGAGGTCAAAGATATTCCGCGCATCGTAAAAGAAGCGTTTCATCTTGCCGGTACCGGGCGCCGCGGTCCGGTCCTGATCGATATTCCGAAGAACATTTTCGCCGCCGAGGCGGAAGAAACGCCTTTTCCTCAAGTATCGATCAAAAGCTACAAATATTTTACCAAGGGCAATCCCGGTCAGATTAGTGAAGCGGCCAAAGCCTTGGGGGCAAGTAAAAAGCCGGTCATATATGCCGGAGGCGGGGTGATTGCTTCCGGTGCCTGCAAGCTTCTTGTAGAGCTGGTTGAAAAGACCGGCCTCCCGGTTGTCACGACCCTGATGGGGATTGGCAGTGTTCCTTCCGACCACCCCAATCACTTGGGTATGGTCGGGATGCATGGAACGGTGACGGCCAATTTTGCGGTTCATGAATGTGATTTGCTGCTGGCCGTCGGGGTCCGTTTTGATGACAGGGTAACCAGCGGGATGACCGATCACTTTGCTTCCAAAGCAAAGGTTATTCATATTGATGTTGACCCGGCGGAAATCAGTAAGGTAGTCAAGGCGCATATTCCGATCGTCGGGGATGCCGGTCTGGTTCTGGAGGAACTTCTCAAAAAAGTTTCCCAGCCTGAGATCGGGGAATGGTGGGACCAGCTGCGCCGGTGGGAAAGGGATTATCCTCTCTGTTATGAACAGGACGGACACCTTAATCCCCAGACCATTCTGGAAACAATGGCCAAGGCAGGCGGAAAAGATGCCATTGTGACAACAGATGTCGGGCAGCATCAAATGTGGGCAGCCCAGTTTTATCAATTCAGCAGGGGACGCCATTTTGTCACGAGCGCGGGTTTGGGGACCATGGGATTCGGTCTTCCGGCCGCAATCGGGGCGCAGATCGCCATGCCGGATAAACTGGTCTATTTGGTTACCGGAGACGGATCATTCCAAATGAATATACAAGAGCTGGCAACTGCGGTACAATATAAGCTGCCGATTAAAATCGTGCTCATGAACAATGGTGTGCTGGGGATGGTCAGACAGTGGCAGAAAATGTTTTACAATGAGAGGTTCAGTGAGATCCAATTACATGCCAATCCCGACTTTATTAAAGTTGCCGGGGCCTATGGGATCAAAGCGCTCAAAGTTGAAATGCCCGAAGAAGTGGAACCGGCCTTGCGGGAGGCCCTGTCCATAGACGGTCCTGTTCTGATTGATTGCCGGATTTCACCTGATGAGGCGGTTCTTCCCATGGTCCCTCCCGGAAAAACAATTATTGAAGTGTTGGGAGGGTAA
- the thrB gene encoding homoserine kinase — protein sequence MFLVQVPATSANLGPGFDCMGLAVQLYNRFTVEESDQLSLILKGSYTDNIPADENNLLWQTMLKLWQLIDFRPQPVKITLESHVPPARGLGSSSTAVVGGLMIANTLAGSPFDKFALLKVATEIEGHPDNVTPALYGGITLTVMTEDSVIPRVLVKNPGFRAVVIIPDILVETEKARKILPVAVPRQDAVYNSSRVGLLVDAFIHEDYSLLGVATQDKLHQAQRASLIPGMTAALQSAGRAGAYGAALSGSGPTLIAFCPPGLEDRVASSMTDELAAKGLNTRAYFLDIDPEGAKVTVPSD from the coding sequence ATGTTTCTAGTTCAAGTGCCGGCTACCTCGGCCAACCTGGGTCCCGGCTTTGACTGTATGGGGCTGGCTGTCCAGCTTTACAACCGTTTTACAGTTGAAGAAAGCGATCAATTAAGTTTGATCTTAAAGGGAAGCTATACCGATAATATTCCTGCGGACGAAAATAACCTTCTTTGGCAAACCATGCTGAAACTGTGGCAGCTCATTGATTTCCGGCCGCAGCCGGTTAAAATCACTTTGGAGAGCCATGTCCCGCCGGCCCGCGGTCTCGGGAGCAGCTCCACAGCCGTGGTCGGCGGCCTGATGATCGCCAATACCCTGGCCGGATCACCTTTTGACAAATTTGCGCTCCTGAAAGTCGCCACAGAAATTGAAGGACATCCCGACAATGTCACTCCGGCCCTGTATGGAGGGATCACCCTGACTGTGATGACCGAAGATAGCGTCATTCCCCGGGTCCTGGTCAAAAATCCCGGCTTTCGGGCGGTCGTGATCATCCCTGATATCCTCGTTGAAACTGAGAAAGCCAGAAAAATCCTCCCTGTTGCGGTTCCCCGCCAGGATGCTGTCTATAATTCTTCCCGGGTCGGCCTTCTGGTCGATGCCTTTATCCACGAGGACTATTCCCTGCTGGGCGTTGCCACTCAGGACAAACTCCACCAGGCGCAGCGGGCCTCTTTGATCCCCGGCATGACCGCGGCTTTACAATCCGCCGGGAGAGCGGGCGCCTACGGCGCGGCCCTCAGCGGCTCCGGCCCGACTCTGATCGCCTTCTGCCCCCCCGGTCTTGAGGATCGGGTCGCTTCTTCCATGACAGACGAGCTGGCAGCCAAGGGGCTGAATACCCGGGCCTATTTCCTTGACATCGACCCCGAAGGCGCAAAGGTCACGGTTCCTTCTGACTGA
- the ytaF gene encoding sporulation membrane protein YtaF, which yields MGVTLLVAFALSLDGFGVGMAYGLKNIRIPFRSMCIIGLCTVATMGISMFFGYLLIPYLDMVSPKVLGAAVLIMIGCFQLIKALSPTKNDALNKEKAKEEAVPVFASYSARVEDEETRQLFRLNLSIFGLVIQILKTPSAADIDNSGTIGILESFLLGLALSLDAFSSGIAASMAGIPAYSIVLVALTQFIMIRTGHSLVGKLSSKLLERAKFLPGVLLILVGSIKMF from the coding sequence ATGGGAGTGACATTACTTGTCGCTTTTGCTTTAAGTCTGGATGGATTTGGAGTAGGGATGGCCTACGGCCTAAAGAACATAAGGATTCCGTTTCGCAGTATGTGTATCATCGGTCTTTGTACGGTGGCGACCATGGGGATATCGATGTTTTTCGGATACCTGCTCATCCCTTATCTGGATATGGTCTCTCCCAAGGTATTGGGTGCCGCGGTCCTGATCATGATCGGCTGTTTTCAGCTGATAAAGGCCTTATCCCCGACAAAAAATGATGCGCTGAACAAGGAGAAGGCAAAAGAGGAAGCTGTCCCGGTGTTCGCTTCTTACAGCGCAAGGGTCGAAGATGAGGAAACCCGGCAACTGTTCAGACTGAACCTCAGTATATTCGGTTTGGTTATTCAGATCCTCAAGACACCATCGGCAGCCGATATCGATAATTCCGGGACGATCGGTATCCTGGAAAGCTTTCTGCTGGGACTGGCGCTGTCTTTAGACGCCTTTTCTTCGGGAATCGCCGCGTCTATGGCCGGAATACCGGCGTATTCGATTGTTTTGGTTGCGCTTACGCAGTTTATCATGATCAGGACCGGGCATTCCCTGGTGGGAAAACTGTCCTCGAAATTATTGGAACGGGCGAAATTCCTGCCGGGAGTGTTACTGATTCTGGTCGGATCAATAAAGATGTTTTAA